The following proteins are encoded in a genomic region of Gavia stellata isolate bGavSte3 unplaced genomic scaffold, bGavSte3.hap2 HAP2_SCAFFOLD_42, whole genome shotgun sequence:
- the LOC132321439 gene encoding olfactory receptor 14A16-like: MSNSSFITHFLLLAFADTRQLKLLHFFLFLGIYLAALLGNGLIITAIACDHHLHSPMYFFLLNLSLLDLGSISTTLPKATANSLWHTRAISYAGCAAQVFLFIFFMSAELHLLTVMSYDRYIAICKPLHYGTLLGSRACVHMAAAAWGSGLLYAVLHTANTFSLPLCQGNAVDQFFCEIPQITKLSCSDSYLREVGLIVVTACFSVGCFVFIVLSYVPILRAVMRMPSEQGQHKAFSTCLPHMAVVSLFITTAVFAYLKPPSISSPSLDLVVSFLYSVVPPAVNPLIYSMRNQELKDAIKKWFSRTFFNS, from the coding sequence atgtccaacagcagcttcATCACccacttcctcctcctggcatttgcAGACACGCGTCAGCTGAAGCTCTTgcacttcttcctcttcctgggcatctacctggctgccctcctgggcaatggcctcatcatcaccgccatagcctgcgaccaccacctccacagccccatgtacttcttcctcctcaacctctccctcctcgacctgggctccatctccaccactctccccaaagccacGGCCAATTCCCTCTGGCACACCAGGGCCATTTCCTatgcaggatgtgctgcccaagtctttctgttcatctttttcatgtcagcagaACTGCATCTTCTCACTGTCATGTCCTACgaccgctacattgccatctgcaaacccctgcactacgggaccctcctgggcagcagagcttgtgtccacatggcagcagctgcctggggcagtgggttgctttacgctgtgctgcacacagccaatacattttcactaccactctgccaaggcaatgctgtggaccagttcttctgtgaaatcccacagatcaccaagctctcctgctcagactcgtacctcagggaagttgggcttatTGTGGTTACTGCTTGTTTCAGTgttggctgttttgttttcattgtgctgtcctatgtgccGATCTTGAGGGCTGTGATGAGGAtgccctctgagcagggacagcacaaagccttttccacgtgcctccctcatatggccgtggtctccctgtttatcACTACTGCTGtgtttgcctacctgaagcccccctccatctcctccccatccctggacctggtggtgtcatttctgtactcggtggtgcctccagcagtgaaccccctcatctacagcatgaggaaccaggagctcaaggatgccatCAAGAAATGGTTTTCACGGacatttttcaacagctga
- the LOC132321440 gene encoding olfactory receptor 14C36-like, with protein MYFFLLNLSLLDLGSISTTLPKAMGNSLWDTRAISYAGCAAQVFFFLFLIVGEYCLLTIMAYDRYIAVCKPLHYGTLLGSRACVHMAAAAWGSGLLNAVLHTANTFSLPPCEGNALDQFFCEIPQILKLSCSDAYLREVAFIVGSVSFAFGCFVFIVLSYVQILRAVLRIPSEQGRHKAFSTCLPHLAVVSLFLSTGIFAYLKPPSISSPSLDLVMAVLYSVVPPAVNPLIYSMRNVELKEALRKLMQWTFLHQQ; from the coding sequence atgtacttcttcctcctcaacctctccctccttgacctgggctccatctccaccactctccccaaagccatgggcaattccctctgggacaccagggccatttCCTatgcaggatgtgctgcccaagtctttttctttctgttcttgatTGTAGGGGAGTATTGTCTTCTGACcatcatggcctatgaccgctacattgccgtctgcaaacccctgcactacgggaccctcctgggcagcagagcttgtgtccacatggcagcagctgcctggggcagtgggttgctcaatgctgtgctgcacacggccaatacattttcactaccaccTTGTGAAGGCAATGccttggaccagttcttctgtgaaatcccccagatcctcaagctctcctgctcagacgcctacctcagggaagttgcGTTTATTGTGGGtagtgtttcttttgcttttggctgttttgttttcattgtgctgtcctatgtgcagatcttgagggccgtgctgaggatcccctctgagcagggacggcacaaagccttttccacgtgcctccctcacctggctgtggtctccctgttcctcagcaCTGGCAtatttgcctacctgaagcccccctccatctcttccccatccctcgaCCTGGTGATGGcagttctgtactcggtggtgcctccagcagtgaaccccctcatctacagcatgaggaacgtggagctgaaggaggcccTAAGGAAACTGATGCAATGGACATTTCTCCATCAACAATAA